The following coding sequences lie in one Cupriavidus sp. WKF15 genomic window:
- a CDS encoding LysR substrate-binding domain-containing protein — protein MASMFNRVPPLHLLVAFEAAARLGSFARAAEELSVTPSAVSHRIKNLEELWGEDLFVRSNAALRLTAAGTRYLRNVQDALKSLNELARPEYNKLRTRLRVAIPPTFGRQHLVPRLPEFGALYPHVDLELHLAIPFLDVKAEDTDVEIRYGTGRYPDLKTTKLLVEPVFPACGREYYERVNGRAITRPEHLHGLVLLRSPLEPWKPWFETAGLDWPEPQTGPQFNDIGLMLEAIASNQGVALVRQRMARHWLSLGQMVRLLDVESVSPHGYYIVEREQAPLKPEARYFVDWLLSLDW, from the coding sequence ATGGCGTCGATGTTCAACCGCGTCCCGCCGCTGCACCTGCTGGTGGCCTTCGAAGCCGCGGCGCGCCTGGGCAGTTTCGCGCGCGCGGCCGAAGAGCTGTCGGTCACGCCCAGCGCGGTGTCGCACCGCATCAAGAACCTGGAAGAGCTCTGGGGCGAAGACCTGTTCGTGCGCTCCAACGCCGCGCTGCGCCTGACCGCGGCCGGCACGCGCTACCTGCGCAACGTGCAGGACGCGCTCAAGTCGCTCAACGAACTCGCGCGGCCCGAGTACAACAAGCTGCGCACGCGCCTGCGCGTGGCGATCCCGCCGACGTTCGGGCGCCAGCACCTGGTGCCGCGCCTGCCCGAGTTCGGCGCGCTGTACCCGCATGTCGACCTCGAGCTGCACCTGGCCATCCCGTTCCTCGATGTGAAGGCAGAGGACACCGATGTCGAGATCCGCTACGGCACCGGCCGCTATCCGGACCTGAAGACGACCAAGCTGCTGGTCGAACCGGTGTTCCCGGCCTGCGGGCGCGAGTACTACGAGCGCGTCAACGGCCGCGCCATCACCAGGCCCGAGCACCTGCACGGGCTGGTACTGCTGCGCAGCCCGCTGGAGCCCTGGAAACCGTGGTTCGAGACCGCCGGTCTGGACTGGCCCGAGCCGCAGACCGGCCCGCAGTTCAACGATATCGGCCTGATGCTGGAAGCGATCGCCTCCAACCAGGGCGTGGCGCTGGTGCGCCAGCGCATGGCGCGGCACTGGCTGTCGCTGGGGCAGATGGTGCGGCTGCTCGACGTCGAATCGGTCTCGCCGCACGGCTACTACATCGTCGAGCGCGAACAGGCGCCGCTCAAGCCCGAGGCGCGCTACTTCGTCGACTGGCTGTTGAGCCTGGACTGGTAA
- the dnaK gene encoding molecular chaperone DnaK yields MGKIIGIDLGTTNSCVSILEGNTPKVIENSEGARTTPSIIAYMEDGEILVGAPAKRQAVTNPRNTLYAVKRLIGRKFEEKEVQKDIGLMPYSIVKADNGDAWVGVRDQKLAPPQVSAEVLRKMKKTAEDYLGEPVTEAVITVPAYFNDSQRQATKDAGRIAGLDVKRIINEPTAAALAFGMDKNEKGDRKIAVYDLGGGTFDISIIEIADVDGEKQFEVLSTNGDTFLGGEDFDQRIIDYIIAEFKKDQGVDLSKDVLALQRLKEAAEKAKIELSSSQQTEINLPYITADASGPKHLNLKMTRAKLESLVEELITRTIEPCRTAIKDAGVKISDIDDVILVGGMTRMPKVQEQVKELFGKEARKDVNPDEAVAVGAAIQGSVLSGDRKDVLLLDVTPLSLGIETLGGVMTKMITKNTTIPTKHAQVFSTADDNQPAVTIKVYQGEREMATGNKLLGEFNLEGIPPAPRGTPQIEVSFDIDANGILHVGAKDKASGKENRITIKANSGLSEDEIQRMVKDAEANAEEDKKARELADARNQADALIHSTKKALTEYGDKLDGGEKEKIEAAIKELEDAARGGDKAQIDAKVAALSEVSQKLGEKVYADMQAKAGEQGAAGAAGAGAQQAQPQDDNVVDAEFKEVNDKK; encoded by the coding sequence ATGGGTAAGATCATCGGTATCGACCTCGGTACCACCAATAGCTGCGTGTCGATCCTGGAAGGCAACACGCCCAAGGTCATCGAAAATTCGGAAGGTGCTCGCACCACCCCGTCGATCATCGCCTACATGGAAGACGGCGAGATCCTGGTCGGTGCCCCGGCCAAGCGCCAGGCCGTGACCAATCCGCGCAATACGCTGTATGCCGTCAAGCGCCTGATCGGCCGCAAGTTCGAAGAGAAGGAAGTCCAGAAGGACATCGGCCTGATGCCGTATTCCATCGTCAAGGCCGACAACGGCGACGCATGGGTGGGCGTGCGCGACCAGAAGCTGGCGCCGCCGCAGGTGTCGGCCGAAGTGCTGCGCAAGATGAAGAAGACCGCCGAGGACTACCTGGGCGAGCCGGTGACCGAGGCCGTGATCACGGTGCCCGCGTACTTCAATGACTCGCAGCGCCAGGCCACCAAGGACGCCGGCCGCATCGCGGGCCTGGACGTCAAGCGCATCATCAACGAGCCGACCGCGGCCGCGCTGGCGTTCGGCATGGACAAGAACGAGAAGGGCGACCGCAAGATCGCCGTGTATGACCTCGGCGGCGGCACCTTCGACATCTCGATCATCGAGATCGCGGACGTGGACGGCGAGAAGCAGTTCGAAGTGCTGTCGACCAACGGCGACACCTTCCTGGGCGGTGAAGACTTCGACCAGCGCATCATCGACTACATCATCGCCGAGTTCAAGAAGGACCAGGGCGTCGACCTGTCGAAGGACGTGCTGGCGCTGCAGCGCCTGAAGGAAGCCGCTGAAAAGGCCAAGATCGAACTGTCGAGCTCGCAGCAGACCGAGATCAACCTGCCGTACATCACGGCCGATGCCTCGGGTCCGAAGCACCTGAACCTGAAGATGACCCGCGCCAAGCTCGAATCCCTGGTGGAAGAGCTGATCACGCGCACCATCGAGCCGTGCCGCACCGCGATCAAGGATGCGGGCGTCAAGATCAGCGACATCGACGACGTGATCCTGGTCGGCGGCATGACCCGCATGCCCAAGGTGCAGGAACAGGTCAAGGAGCTCTTCGGCAAGGAAGCGCGCAAGGACGTGAACCCGGACGAAGCCGTGGCCGTCGGCGCCGCGATCCAGGGTTCGGTGCTGTCGGGCGACCGCAAGGACGTGCTGCTGCTGGACGTGACGCCGCTGTCGCTGGGGATCGAGACCCTGGGCGGCGTGATGACCAAGATGATCACCAAGAACACCACCATCCCGACCAAGCATGCGCAGGTGTTCTCGACCGCCGACGACAACCAGCCGGCCGTGACCATCAAGGTGTACCAGGGCGAGCGTGAAATGGCGACCGGCAACAAGCTGCTGGGCGAGTTCAACCTCGAGGGCATTCCGCCGGCACCGCGCGGCACGCCGCAGATCGAGGTGTCGTTCGACATCGACGCCAACGGCATCCTGCACGTGGGCGCCAAGGACAAGGCGTCCGGCAAGGAAAACCGGATCACCATCAAGGCGAATTCGGGCCTGTCGGAAGACGAGATCCAGCGCATGGTGAAGGACGCCGAGGCCAACGCCGAGGAAGACAAGAAGGCCCGCGAGCTGGCTGACGCCCGCAACCAGGCCGACGCGCTGATCCACTCGACCAAGAAGGCGCTGACCGAGTACGGCGACAAGCTGGACGGCGGCGAGAAGGAAAAGATCGAAGCTGCGATCAAGGAACTGGAAGACGCCGCACGCGGCGGCGACAAGGCCCAGATCGACGCCAAGGTCGCTGCGCTGTCGGAAGTCAGCCAGAAGCTGGGCGAGAAGGTCTACGCCGACATGCAGGCCAAGGCCGGTGAGCAGGGCGCGGCGGGTGCCGCTGGCGCCGGTGCCCAGCAGGCCCAGCCGCAGGACGATAACGTGGTCGACGCCGAGTTCAAGGAAGTCAACGACAAGAAGTAA
- a CDS encoding VOC family protein: MSNGLINWLEIPVVDMKRAIHFYEQVFETTLRRETMSQVDMAVFPNPDPGGALVAGEDYRPSQHYGTLPYLHAPGLDALLQRVAHAGGKTVFGPLQLPGDIGRIAHIADSEGNRIGLHEPFTG, from the coding sequence ATGAGCAATGGCCTGATCAACTGGCTGGAGATCCCCGTTGTCGATATGAAGCGTGCGATCCACTTCTACGAGCAGGTATTCGAAACGACGCTCAGGCGCGAAACCATGAGCCAGGTCGACATGGCGGTGTTCCCGAACCCCGACCCGGGCGGCGCGCTGGTGGCCGGTGAAGACTACCGGCCCAGCCAGCACTATGGCACGCTGCCCTACCTGCATGCCCCGGGGCTCGACGCGCTGCTGCAGCGCGTCGCCCATGCGGGCGGCAAGACCGTGTTTGGCCCGCTGCAGCTGCCTGGCGACATCGGCCGCATCGCGCATATCGCCGACAGCGAGGGCAACCGCATCGGCCTGCATGAGCCGTTCACGGGCTGA
- a CDS encoding CidA/LrgA family protein, protein MLQTFAILLVFQSVGEVISYALHLPVPGPVLGMIMLFGWLVFDDRLLPIIQGTTSELLKHLSLLFVPAGVGIMVHASRIEGEWLPILIALVVSTWLAIATTAVVTRMLMRKPKEPAPQAAGAADNSGE, encoded by the coding sequence ATGCTCCAGACCTTTGCCATCCTCCTGGTATTCCAATCCGTCGGCGAGGTGATCAGCTACGCGCTGCACCTGCCGGTGCCCGGCCCCGTGCTGGGCATGATCATGCTGTTCGGCTGGCTGGTCTTCGACGACCGCCTGCTGCCCATCATCCAGGGCACCACCAGCGAACTGCTCAAGCACCTGTCGCTGCTGTTCGTGCCGGCCGGCGTCGGCATCATGGTCCACGCCAGCCGCATCGAAGGCGAATGGCTGCCGATCCTGATCGCGCTGGTAGTCTCGACGTGGCTGGCCATCGCCACCACCGCCGTGGTCACGCGCATGCTGATGCGCAAGCCCAAGGAACCGGCGCCGCAGGCAGCCGGCGCCGCGGACAACAGCGGAGAATAG
- a CDS encoding FAD-linked oxidase C-terminal domain-containing protein, producing the protein MNHPTPPAALARRPLPPALLDALQARFGARFSTSAGVCEHHGRDESPFPPALPDGVVFAHSTEEVAEVARLCNAHGVPLIAYGAGSSLEGHLLAVAGGISLDLSQMNQVLAIQPEDLTVTVQPGVTRKQLNQEIKDTGLFFPIDPGADASLGGMCATRASGTNAVRYGTMRENVLALTVVTADGRVIRTGTHARKSSAGYDLTRLFVGSEGTLGIITEVTVRLYPQPEAISAAVCAFPSMSSAVQAVIQTIQLGVPIARVEFVDALAIRAINRHDNLTLPEMPHLFFEFHGTEAGVREQAETVQQITAEHGGQDFEWATRPEDRSRLWNARHTAYFAMLQLKPGCRAVTTDVCVPISRLADCVAETEQDLIASSLPCPIVGHVGDGNFHVAILVDPDKPEEMAEAEDINRRIVERALSMGGTCTGEHGVGLHKMDFLVREHGEDALDLMRVIKQALDPNGILNPGKIFRSVRGAAS; encoded by the coding sequence ATGAACCACCCCACGCCGCCCGCCGCCCTGGCACGCCGCCCCTTGCCGCCCGCCCTGCTTGATGCGCTGCAGGCACGCTTCGGCGCCCGCTTCTCGACCTCCGCCGGCGTCTGCGAGCACCATGGCCGCGACGAATCGCCATTCCCGCCGGCGCTGCCGGACGGCGTCGTGTTCGCCCACAGCACCGAAGAAGTCGCCGAGGTCGCGCGCCTGTGCAACGCGCACGGCGTGCCGCTGATCGCCTACGGCGCGGGCTCTTCGCTGGAAGGGCACCTGCTGGCGGTGGCCGGCGGCATCAGCCTGGACCTGTCGCAGATGAACCAGGTGCTGGCGATCCAGCCGGAAGACCTGACCGTGACCGTGCAGCCGGGCGTCACGCGCAAGCAGCTCAACCAGGAGATCAAGGACACGGGCCTGTTCTTCCCGATCGACCCGGGCGCCGACGCGTCGCTGGGCGGCATGTGCGCCACGCGCGCCTCCGGGACCAATGCGGTGCGCTACGGCACCATGCGCGAAAATGTGCTGGCGCTGACCGTGGTGACCGCCGACGGCCGCGTGATCCGCACCGGCACGCATGCGCGCAAGTCGTCGGCAGGCTATGACCTGACGCGCCTGTTCGTGGGCAGCGAGGGGACGCTGGGCATCATCACCGAAGTGACCGTGCGCCTGTACCCGCAGCCTGAGGCGATTTCCGCTGCGGTCTGCGCGTTCCCGAGCATGAGCAGCGCGGTGCAGGCCGTGATCCAGACCATCCAGCTCGGCGTGCCGATCGCGCGCGTGGAGTTCGTCGATGCGCTGGCGATCCGCGCCATCAACCGGCACGACAACCTGACGCTGCCGGAAATGCCGCACCTGTTCTTCGAGTTCCACGGCACCGAGGCCGGCGTGCGCGAGCAGGCCGAGACCGTGCAGCAGATCACCGCCGAGCACGGCGGCCAGGATTTCGAATGGGCCACGCGGCCCGAGGACCGCAGCCGGCTGTGGAATGCGCGCCATACCGCCTACTTCGCCATGCTGCAGCTCAAGCCCGGCTGCCGCGCGGTGACCACCGACGTGTGCGTGCCGATCTCGCGCCTGGCCGACTGCGTGGCCGAGACCGAGCAGGACCTGATCGCCTCGTCGCTGCCGTGCCCGATCGTCGGCCATGTCGGCGACGGCAATTTCCACGTGGCGATCCTGGTCGACCCGGACAAGCCGGAGGAAATGGCCGAGGCCGAGGACATCAACCGCCGCATCGTCGAGCGCGCGCTGTCGATGGGCGGCACCTGCACCGGCGAGCACGGCGTGGGCCTGCACAAGATGGATTTCCTGGTGCGCGAGCATGGCGAGGACGCACTGGACCTGATGCGCGTGATCAAGCAAGCGCTCGATCCCAACGGCATCCTGAACCCGGGCAAGATCTTCCGCTCCGTGCGCGGCGCGGCCAGCTGA
- a CDS encoding LrgB family protein, whose translation MMTPRLNEIWVYLAASPLVGLTATLLAYVFAFRIYERSRFSPLANPVMIAVALLVTVLTVTGTPYKTYFDGAQFVHFLLGPATVALAVPLYLQLPKLRTHVFPLLVGLVAGSLVAVVSAVGIAWLLGASRETVLSLAPKSVTIPIAMGVAEKIGGLPSLTAVLVMATGIIGAVSATSVLNLLRIRDYTVRGFATGVAAHGIGTARAFQVNQEAGAFAALGMGLNGVLTAIMVPVLAAWMPH comes from the coding sequence ATGATGACGCCCCGCCTCAACGAGATCTGGGTCTACCTCGCCGCGAGCCCGCTGGTCGGCCTGACCGCCACGCTGCTTGCCTATGTGTTCGCGTTCCGCATCTATGAGCGCTCGCGCTTCTCGCCGCTTGCCAACCCGGTGATGATCGCCGTCGCGCTGCTGGTGACCGTCCTGACCGTCACCGGCACGCCATACAAGACCTATTTCGACGGCGCGCAGTTCGTGCACTTCCTGCTCGGCCCCGCCACCGTGGCGCTCGCCGTGCCGCTCTACCTGCAACTGCCCAAGCTGCGCACGCACGTATTCCCGCTGCTGGTCGGGCTGGTGGCCGGGTCGCTGGTGGCCGTAGTGTCGGCCGTCGGCATCGCATGGTTGCTCGGCGCCTCGCGCGAGACCGTGCTGTCGCTCGCGCCCAAGTCGGTGACGATCCCGATCGCGATGGGCGTGGCCGAGAAGATCGGCGGACTGCCGTCGCTGACCGCGGTGCTGGTGATGGCCACCGGCATCATCGGCGCCGTGAGCGCGACCAGCGTGCTGAACCTGCTGCGCATCCGCGACTACACCGTGCGCGGATTCGCCACCGGCGTGGCGGCGCACGGCATCGGTACCGCGCGCGCATTTCAGGTGAACCAGGAAGCCGGCGCCTTCGCCGCTCTCGGCATGGGCCTGAACGGCGTGCTGACGGCCATCATGGTGCCAGTGCTGGCAGCGTGGATGCCGCACTGA
- the glcE gene encoding glycolate oxidase subunit GlcE — MQATLDSFRDAVRHATETRTPLRLRGGGSKDFYGQAMDGQLLDTRAYRGIVEYDPAELVITARCGTPLAEIEAALAEKRQMLAFEPPHFAASGQPSTATFGGAVAAGLSGPRRQSAGALRDFVLGAQMMDGNGEVLSFGGQVMKNVAGYDVSRLLAGSLGTLGLILEVSVKVLPAPFGDATLHFAMSQAEAIDRLNQWGGQPLPIAASAWHEGLLHVRLSGATAAVRAARARLGGEAVAQEEGVAFWQSLREQTHAFFTPALQGRTLWRLAVPPTTAPLDLPGTQLVEWGGGQRWWLPDAGPDGNHAGLVRGIAQAAGGHATLFRNGDKSVGVFTPLASPLAAIHTRLKASFDPAGIFNPQRMYPGL, encoded by the coding sequence ATGCAAGCCACTCTCGACTCCTTCCGCGATGCCGTGCGGCATGCCACCGAGACGCGCACGCCGCTGCGTTTGCGCGGCGGCGGCAGCAAGGACTTCTACGGCCAGGCCATGGACGGCCAGCTGCTGGATACGCGCGCGTATCGCGGCATCGTCGAATACGATCCGGCCGAGCTGGTCATCACCGCGCGCTGCGGCACGCCGCTGGCCGAGATCGAGGCCGCGCTGGCGGAAAAGCGCCAGATGCTGGCGTTCGAGCCGCCGCACTTCGCAGCCTCTGGCCAGCCCAGCACCGCGACCTTCGGCGGCGCCGTGGCCGCCGGCTTGTCGGGTCCGCGCCGGCAATCGGCCGGCGCGCTGCGCGACTTCGTGCTGGGCGCGCAGATGATGGATGGCAATGGCGAGGTGCTGAGCTTCGGCGGCCAGGTGATGAAGAACGTCGCCGGCTATGACGTGTCGCGGCTGCTCGCGGGCTCGCTCGGCACGCTCGGGCTGATCCTGGAAGTTTCGGTCAAGGTGCTGCCGGCCCCGTTCGGCGACGCCACGCTGCACTTCGCAATGAGCCAGGCCGAGGCTATCGACCGCCTGAACCAGTGGGGTGGCCAGCCGTTGCCGATCGCGGCATCGGCCTGGCATGAAGGCCTGCTGCACGTGCGGCTGTCGGGCGCCACCGCCGCTGTGCGCGCGGCGCGCGCCAGGCTTGGCGGCGAAGCCGTCGCGCAGGAAGAAGGCGTCGCGTTCTGGCAGTCGCTGCGCGAGCAGACGCATGCGTTCTTCACCCCCGCCCTGCAGGGCCGTACGCTGTGGCGCCTGGCGGTGCCACCGACGACGGCGCCGCTGGACCTGCCGGGGACCCAGCTGGTCGAGTGGGGCGGCGGCCAGCGCTGGTGGCTGCCCGACGCCGGCCCGGACGGCAACCATGCCGGACTGGTGCGCGGCATCGCACAGGCCGCCGGCGGACATGCCACGCTGTTCCGCAACGGCGACAAGTCGGTCGGCGTGTTCACGCCGCTGGCCTCCCCGCTGGCCGCGATCCACACGCGGCTGAAGGCCAGCTTCGATCCGGCCGGCATCTTCAACCCGCAGCGCATGTACCCCGGCCTCTGA
- a CDS encoding cob(I)yrinic acid a,c-diamide adenosyltransferase has product MGHRLSKIATRTGDAGTTGLGDGSRTGKDSLRIAAIGDVDELNSQIGVLLTEALPADVRDALLHIQHDLFDLGGELSIPGYTLLKPEQVAQLDAWLDHYNAGLPRLAEFILPGGSRAAALAHVCRTVCRRAERALVALGATEALNEAPRQYLNRLSDLMFVLARVLNRVGGGNDVLWQRGRDTANIRDKSD; this is encoded by the coding sequence ATGGGCCACCGCCTGTCCAAGATTGCCACCCGCACCGGCGATGCCGGCACCACCGGCCTCGGCGACGGCAGCCGCACGGGCAAGGACAGCCTGCGCATCGCCGCCATCGGCGACGTGGACGAACTCAATTCGCAGATCGGCGTGCTGCTCACCGAAGCCTTGCCGGCCGACGTGCGCGATGCGCTGCTGCATATCCAGCATGACCTGTTCGACCTGGGTGGCGAACTCTCCATCCCTGGCTACACCTTGCTCAAGCCCGAACAGGTGGCCCAGCTCGACGCCTGGCTGGACCACTACAATGCCGGGCTGCCGCGCCTGGCCGAATTCATCCTGCCGGGCGGCAGCCGGGCCGCCGCGCTGGCCCATGTCTGCCGCACCGTCTGCCGGCGCGCCGAGCGCGCGCTGGTCGCGCTTGGCGCCACGGAGGCGCTCAATGAAGCACCGCGCCAGTACCTGAACCGGCTGTCCGACCTGATGTTCGTGCTGGCCCGGGTACTCAACCGCGTCGGCGGCGGGAATGATGTGCTCTGGCAGCGCGGGCGCGATACGGCGAATATCAGAGACAAAAGTGATTGA
- a CDS encoding FAD-linked oxidase C-terminal domain-containing protein → MNAPHEAPLSASPGSTGADDGRRSALLAGLAQILPDAALLWKPEDTVPYECDGLAAYRQVPMAVALPDTEEQVCAILRLCHKLGVPVVPRGAGTSLSGGAMPIAEGLVLSLAKFKRILKVDPHARTAVVQPGVRNLAISDAAAPHNLYYAPDPSSQIACTIGGNVSENSGGVHCLKYGLTVHNVLRVRAVTMEGEVVVFGSEAPDAPGLDLLAAMIGSEGMLAVVTEVTVRLIPKPQLAQVIMACFDDVEKGGNAVAAVIAAGIIPAGLEMMDKPATAAVEEFVHAGYDLDAAAILLCESDGTPEEVAEEIERMSAVLTASGCTRIVVSQNEAERLRFWSGRKNAFPAAGRISPDYYCMDGTIPRKHIGTLLRRIEEMERKYALRCINVFHAGDGNMHPLILFDGADQDEWHRAELFGADILEACVELGGTVTGEHGVGVEKLNSMCVQFSRAECEAFFGVKAAFDPARLLNPDKAIPTLARCAEYGKMHVKKGLLPHPDLPRF, encoded by the coding sequence ATGAATGCCCCGCACGAAGCCCCACTGAGCGCCAGCCCTGGCAGCACCGGCGCCGACGACGGCCGCCGCAGCGCGCTGCTGGCGGGCCTGGCGCAGATCCTGCCCGACGCGGCGCTGCTGTGGAAGCCGGAAGACACCGTCCCCTATGAATGCGATGGCCTGGCCGCCTACCGCCAGGTACCGATGGCCGTGGCCCTGCCCGATACCGAGGAGCAGGTCTGCGCGATCCTGCGCCTGTGCCACAAGCTGGGCGTGCCCGTGGTGCCGCGCGGCGCGGGCACGAGCCTGTCCGGCGGCGCGATGCCGATCGCCGAAGGCCTGGTGCTATCGCTGGCCAAGTTCAAGCGCATCCTGAAGGTGGACCCGCACGCGCGCACCGCCGTGGTCCAGCCCGGCGTTCGCAACCTGGCCATCTCGGACGCGGCCGCGCCCCACAACCTGTACTACGCGCCGGACCCGTCGTCGCAGATCGCCTGCACCATCGGCGGCAACGTCAGCGAGAACTCCGGCGGCGTGCACTGCCTGAAGTACGGCCTGACCGTGCATAACGTGCTGCGCGTGCGCGCGGTGACGATGGAAGGCGAGGTCGTGGTGTTCGGCTCGGAAGCCCCGGACGCACCGGGCCTGGACCTGCTCGCCGCGATGATCGGCTCCGAAGGCATGCTGGCCGTGGTGACCGAAGTCACCGTGCGGCTGATCCCCAAACCGCAGCTCGCGCAGGTGATCATGGCCTGCTTCGACGATGTGGAGAAAGGCGGCAACGCGGTGGCCGCGGTGATCGCGGCCGGCATCATTCCGGCCGGGCTCGAGATGATGGACAAGCCCGCCACCGCCGCGGTGGAAGAATTCGTGCACGCCGGCTACGACCTCGACGCGGCCGCCATCCTGCTGTGCGAGTCCGACGGCACGCCCGAGGAAGTGGCCGAGGAAATCGAGCGCATGAGCGCGGTGCTGACCGCCTCGGGCTGCACGCGCATCGTGGTGTCGCAGAACGAGGCCGAGCGCCTGCGCTTCTGGAGCGGGCGCAAGAATGCGTTCCCGGCGGCCGGCCGGATCTCGCCCGACTACTACTGCATGGACGGCACCATCCCGCGCAAGCACATCGGCACGCTGCTGCGGCGCATCGAGGAAATGGAGCGCAAGTACGCGCTGCGCTGCATCAACGTGTTCCATGCCGGCGATGGCAATATGCATCCGCTGATCCTGTTCGATGGCGCGGACCAGGACGAATGGCACCGTGCCGAGCTGTTCGGCGCGGACATCCTGGAAGCCTGCGTGGAACTGGGCGGCACGGTCACCGGCGAACACGGCGTGGGCGTCGAGAAGCTCAACTCGATGTGCGTGCAGTTCTCGCGCGCCGAGTGCGAAGCCTTCTTCGGCGTCAAGGCCGCGTTCGACCCGGCGCGCCTGCTCAATCCGGACAAGGCCATCCCCACGCTCGCGCGCTGCGCCGAATACGGCAAGATGCACGTGAAGAAGGGCCTGCTGCCCCACCCGGACCTGCCGCGCTTCTGA
- the glcF gene encoding glycolate oxidase subunit GlcF has translation MQTTLADFLRNTPEGEEAKSIVGKCVHCGFCTATCPTYQLLGDELDGPRGRIYLMKQVLEGNAVSESTRLHLDRCLTCRNCESTCPSGVRYGRLVDIGRQVVDDQLEARGIRRPARERVTRWVLREGLTRPALFGTALKLGQMMRPMLPATLRNKVPELGKTAGPGQWPRTAHARKMLLLDGCVQPAMSPNINAATARVFDRVGVQLVVAQEAGCCGAIRFHTGDHGGGLDNMRRNIDAWWPHIEAGAEAIVMTASGCGAMVKDYGHLLRNDPKYAERARRVSALTRDLSEILPDFADALHARAGAVPRDGRRVAYHPPCTLQHGQQIHGKVEALLTGLGVEVKLCADSHLCCGSAGTYSVLQPELAYRLRDDKLAKLEATQPEAIVSANIGCISHLQGGTETPVMHWIELVDKMLG, from the coding sequence ATGCAAACGACCCTGGCCGATTTTCTCCGCAATACGCCCGAAGGCGAGGAAGCCAAGTCCATCGTCGGCAAATGCGTGCACTGCGGCTTCTGCACCGCCACCTGCCCGACCTACCAGCTGCTTGGCGACGAACTAGACGGCCCGCGCGGGCGCATCTACCTGATGAAGCAGGTGCTGGAAGGCAATGCCGTCAGTGAAAGCACGCGGCTGCACCTGGACCGCTGCCTGACCTGCCGCAACTGCGAATCGACCTGCCCGTCGGGCGTGCGCTACGGGCGGCTGGTGGACATCGGCCGGCAGGTGGTGGACGACCAGCTCGAGGCACGCGGCATCCGCCGCCCCGCGCGCGAACGCGTGACGCGCTGGGTGCTGCGCGAAGGCCTGACGCGTCCGGCGCTGTTCGGCACCGCGCTGAAGCTCGGGCAGATGATGCGACCGATGCTGCCGGCCACGCTGCGCAACAAGGTGCCGGAACTCGGCAAGACCGCCGGGCCCGGCCAGTGGCCGCGCACCGCGCATGCGCGCAAGATGCTGTTGCTCGACGGCTGCGTGCAGCCCGCGATGTCGCCCAACATCAATGCCGCGACGGCGCGCGTGTTCGACCGTGTCGGCGTACAACTGGTGGTGGCGCAAGAAGCCGGCTGTTGTGGCGCCATCCGCTTCCACACCGGCGACCACGGCGGCGGCCTCGACAATATGCGCCGCAATATCGATGCGTGGTGGCCGCACATCGAAGCCGGCGCCGAAGCGATCGTCATGACCGCTTCGGGCTGCGGCGCGATGGTGAAGGACTACGGCCACCTGCTGCGCAACGACCCGAAGTACGCCGAGCGCGCACGCCGCGTCTCGGCGCTCACGCGGGACCTGTCGGAGATCCTGCCGGACTTTGCCGATGCGCTGCATGCGCGCGCCGGCGCGGTGCCGCGCGACGGCCGCCGCGTGGCCTACCACCCGCCGTGCACGCTGCAGCACGGCCAGCAGATCCACGGCAAGGTCGAAGCGCTCTTGACCGGCCTCGGCGTGGAAGTCAAACTCTGCGCTGACAGCCACCTGTGCTGCGGCTCGGCGGGCACGTATTCGGTGCTGCAGCCGGAACTGGCCTACCGCCTGCGCGACGACAAGCTCGCCAAACTGGAGGCCACCCAGCCGGAAGCCATCGTCTCTGCCAATATCGGCTGCATCTCCCACCTGCAGGGCGGCACCGAAACGCCGGTCATGCACTGGATCGAACTGGTGGACAAGATGCTGGGCTGA